The genomic window tcatattttttgtattcaaattaattatttaaaaaagcgcTACAAGGTAGACTATCACTCCATATCAAGCtcttcaataatttaaaattattagaagATATTACTCTGTAACAGTCAATATGCATAGAACTATTAATTTATCTTTGGTAATCAAAAATGTCACAagggacatggtgtaatggttacagctccttacaaacatattgtaaaacaaaaaaatggcgattaaaaagagtggcggagagtttattgccagttcttctctcccgttctacgcccttgatatgagaactggcagtaaatgtaaaattagaagcattaatacgtatttctttactgacatgtcataagtgtacattatgttacctatgtgattaaatgattttttactttacaaaaACCTTTATATATGTGATATATTTTCTGCATATATTCTTACTCTAAGTAAGAAATTCTTACTCGATGCTTGGTTTAAAGAGACCATAAAGCGATAATcaagttaaaactattgccataataaaaaaaaagcgaTAATCGCGAGTGTAAAGCCGCCAATCGTGTAGGTATCGCAAAGAAATCACCTAGTGTCTGGTTGTTTGCGTTGGTTGGTAGCGGCGCCTTACCTTGCGAAGCTCTTGAACGCGGCGGACTGTGGGTTGATGCACAACGGCACACGTGACGTCTGCAGCTGCTCCGCTATGAATTTGTGGATCTCCTCTGCGGAGACATCAGAAAATGAGGCCCTAGCCCCGATGGCCCATACGTTGTGACAGACATGGGTCTTCCAAAACGATATAATAATGCTCAAAACATTTAACTGCCCTTTCGTTTGAGTTTTTGGTACGTTGATAGAAACATGTAGTACTGTTAAGGTACTGTTCTGTTAACGTTTATAAACTATTGctgtatttgtttgttaaatcggaaaattaacttaaattgaATCGTTTTTTTGATAagatcttatatataaaaatacatataacccctgattttcacccctctacgatcaacccctattttttattattgtagatagctatttttatagaacttaaacatgtttcctagaaataatatacatggcaaaacaaacgtttaccgggtcagctagtatatataaaccccttttttcatatacatactttttgaataaaaaaagaaattctaaataatatgaatatatcCACAGATTACTAAGGTAGGTAGAAACTTGACACGAACCTTTAACTTGATGTACAGAAGTAAGCTTCCTCTCCCAGCCGTCGTGGAAGGCGTGGGGTGCTACGGGTTCGAGATCCGGTGAATAATGTCTCGCAGCCGGCGGGGCGTTGTAGCAACATTTGCACATGCAAGAGTGGTACCGCAGCCGCCCCTCCTCGAGATACGGATGCGCGAGCGCATCGACAACAGAGATTCGTTTCGCCGGATCGAAGACTAGCATCtggaattttataatacagtgTAAATTCCATGTAAAGTCCCTCGGTTAAACGATAAACTCCCTAAAGCGTCAAAATCACTCGGCTTTGGTTGGTTTAGCTTGTCTTCCATACAATGATTCACTCTAAATAGCATTACACCTACCGTTAATAACGacaattaaatactaaaaggTACTTTTAGTTGCCGAAATGAGTTAAAACTGCGGAGCTGTGTACGTTGTTTTGTCGCTTTATTGTATGTCCTAGCGAGAAATAAACTCGACTGTCGGTATTCGTCATACGTACCGAACTTTCCAgaatccttttttttataaattctactTGCTTGCATGTGCTTTATTACGAAGATGCCTCAATATcgcaagaaataaattaaataagaaaaaaaaaacaacgtaACTACTGGTACAGTACAAAAATAGCAGACAACGCAATAGCCTTCAAATAcgaattgtttttatgatGACGATGATCCCAGATAGGTCAAAAAGATCCTCACTTGGCCCAGTGAGAGATAAAAATTAGAGGACGCCCACTAGAAACCTGGGAATATGAAGTAAAAGAGAGCGGGAAAAGATTggaaaataagaaaaagaaaataagacAAATGGAGGactttagaggaggccttctCTCCGACGGATGTCATGTACTAGTGTCAAAAAAAATGACATGGACTTAATGTTATCCTGAATATGTAGTActcgaataaaggctatttttattttcataagtcCCTTCAAAAGATAAAAAGTATCATGAAAaagttttgttaattttcgctTCGTAAAATCATGTTGTTTAATGGTgcaaattactttttaatattaatattacctGTGCAAGCAAATGAACTGCCTCATGCGTGGCCTGTACAGACAGCGTATACAGGGCAGCCAGAGCTGGCGGGCGAGGCGCACGACGCAACATGTGCGCACGCGCACCGGCGCAAGCGTATCGCATATCCTCCAACGACGGCGTACCCAGAAGTTCTGTTATTAACTCCAGCTGAAACGTTATAGGACTAATAAGTTTTAtgatgttataaaattaaaaggccgacaaggcacacgcgagccttctggcctCTTTACCCCtggtctataaaaaataataacgcaATATCAAAGCcttttttgattaaatatctacgaaatatataattattcaaacGTATTAAAggttaaagatttttttaaaccaaaattaGGACAACCAACTACAACGAAGTTCGtacaaatatatgaaaatcGGCCCTAAACATGCAATCACGAACAGAGAAATCAAGTACAAAAAACAGTGatctaacaaaaaacaataaaaaaataaaacctacaaaaaaaaaactattaaaaacaaGAATTTAATCATCAGCAGTGAGTTCTATGTTCATTGTCATTCAGGTAGCGAAaattttttgttgaaattcaACAAAAACATGaacttataacataaaattaggggcTGGATTacccaaaaactaaatgtacttatttaaggttaatataagtgtagtcaacctattggacattatcggaaatgAGAATGTTATATCACAATTTATAAGTGTGGGAAAAACTAAAGTgctcattttggcttcaagtgtgcgatgattgctaacatttggtttgcgcttctaattattaggttacataactctagtctgaataaaaaaatattgttaccaAACATTGGGAGCCAACCTTTTCTTCTAgttctgtatgtatgtaaactTAACCCGAACCTCTAGGAAATACACTTTACACATATTATGTTACCAACATTtctatactttattaaaaaaaaattttaatttctttattttacaaaaaaatataatacaatcataaCAAGTTACATTAGCAAACCGCTGTGATTTATATTGATGTAACCATAACAATCTTGTttaggagcgcgacaaatgcataaaaaagtagttttttaatttgctgttTATATTGGTTGGCGTTAGGCAATCTAATATGTAATTTGGTAGACCATTTATTAGCCGTGGTAGCCAATACCTTAACGTTCTCTCGCCGTATACGTTGTTTGCTCTTGATGTACAGAGCCGGACTTGCGTTACCGCTCGGGTCTGTACGTCATGCTCCACTCGTTTTTTTAAGTCATCTCGAAAAAAGAAACTTGGTTGtcgcatttatttaaaaaaatgaagaacAAATGAGTACCTGCTGTACGGGACTCTGAGCTTGAAACAGAATTCGCCTGCCAAGCAGTTCGCCGAATATACATCCAACCGACCAGACATCCACCGCTGCCGTGTAATGATTTGCGCCCATCAGAATCTCTGGTGCCCTGGAATATTAAGgagtataattaaaatctctTCAAACAATACTGCACAGAATTTACgaaaataaagatatattcTTTCTATTTCCAAATGTCCTAAACGGAAAACCAGTTAGAATTTATCTTCGTTTATTTTCTCCATTAAACATTTAGAAATTAGAACTAAAtcaagtgtgtgtgtgtgtgcatACCGCATCGAAAGAAcatctaaaattttattatttttatgttaattcgAGTACATTAGTAATGAATAAGCTACCgacacatatataatataaacccAGGTACACAGTGAACGTATGGCATTCATTCATGGCATTTCGAGTTGCAAGAGTTAGAAccttattttcttaaattattattacgtataACGTAACGTAAAAGTGTCCTATATTCAaggttacataaaaaaatcatattccgTAGTAAAATACGAAGCTTAGGGACGTCGGGTTCAAGTAGATAACCCTTGTTAGCATAACTTTTGATGTCCCTTGATAGCATTTTGACCTTTGAAGTttctgtaaatatatttacgtcAAATTGGGCggaaatcataaataatatacattttaatgagAAATACGTCGTACTATTAATgcgtacatttttaaaattaagaaattaatatatggtatttatttaacactagTGAACAGAGGCCGTGGGTTTAACTTCCGGcaataataaagttaattaaagaaCGTCGCTTACTTTTAAAGGCcttcgaaaaacaatatttattgaattatgtaAATACTTATAATCAAATTCCATGTAACGATGAACCTATTACTCGTGACTCAAATgcaatttacattaattatggGCAAAAgatgttacattaaaacaacagataaaattatataaatgtgcgtttaaaataatttgataatttagATACTTGTCGTCCAGCTCAATCATATAATACCTGCTATCTGATATCTAACTTAAGGGTatcgtaatttaataatttgcagACTATtagatgtaataataaatgacattcaaaaaaataataatcaaatgaATTTAACTAGTTACCTATACATAGTAAAACTGCTTCCCACCGTCGCtactctatatttttttacgctTTCACATCGCGCCTTCGAAagtttctaaataaaacattggtAAACCACCCGAGTTTAAAACCATAcctacatacatataattaaaagtcTTATGTCTTATGGTCcatatttagaaataatacaACTCTCCAATTATCGCTATTATGCcacaaattacaaaatactGTGAGAAACACTGTATGGTCATACATAATTAATGTTCTGGGCTGAAGCTAAGTTTGAATGTAAGCCAAGTGTTGCGGCCAAGGGTAGCCCTTGAGTGGTTGCATAACTTTGTATTATAGCCTGCAGTACTCTTCATGACTCAATACTACATAGTATATAAGATTAATATCTATGCAAATGCAGGATATCAAAAGTATTTCCtgttatcatttttaattagtataatCTTTATGTTAgcccaaaatttttaattcagcaGGATAAAGGTATTTTAATGGACTcttaaacatgtttttttatataataggggggtaAACAAGCCTTCGGGACGCTCAAAAAAGGCAGTcaacgcagcccatagacacctaTTTgaagtgggtgcgttgccggcctttgagggaggagtatactcgaattttgaacatttggaggtcgtatctctcagggaagacccccaccgggagtcgaatccacagttcgctagttcgcaaaagaaaattccTTGTGAAACGAACTGTGGAAGACTTCCCCATCAAGGTGATGTTGGTGAAATTTAGaattatcttatttataacttatgtaCTAAAAGTAAGTAAAGTAACACTGAAGGAAATTTTGCGACTTCGTTCGCATGAAAACAGGAAATTGCAATCCAAGTTTACGCGTAAagctataaacaaaaatattattaatacctatatttaataaaccttGCTCTTATATCACTCtataaaacagcaataaattCGGTTACGTAGATAAAAGGTAAATAAGATTTCAGTTTATAGAAGACTGATgcaactatttttataatttgttccCATATATACCATATCTAAGTCTCACCCAAGGTGGTAAAGGCTAAACATTGATGTAAATATACCTATAATACTGTGTGACGACCTCCTGAGTCATGTTTTTGGTGGAGTCCGGTTCCTCGACCCTCGCCAGCCCGAAGTCACAGATCTTGAGAACACAATTGCTGTTCACCAGCAGGTTGCCTGGCTTGATGTCTCTATGCAGGATTCTCGCCGAGTGTAGGTATTTTAAGCCTGAAAATGAAAACATGCAATAAGTGCTGGCTCTAAACGGTGGTTCATAGTTCATAGAAACAATTGAATTAGCAAGTGATTGATCTCAAACACAATTTGAAAGCAAGATTCGAATGAGCTTGGTTTGGTTTCTTAGggcatttaatattaaattaaattcatgcccaattattaaatataagcaAATCATAAAAGTAAACGTTAACTTCAGGGGTCAAAAACTTGACAAGAAAAATACGTTGAACTTGTTTGACTTTTAGAACAGAGAAATACTTTGTGCAGATCAAAAACCCGGGCATAACCAGTTTCAAccccttttaattttataactatagaaaatgtaataaaactaatttttgttaaatcgatatgtaaatttatttaattatttaaaactaattaagtTATTGTTAGAAGTCAAGAACAAGTTTTGAAGATTTTTAATGtacctaaatatttttcacgTGTTAATTTACCTCTGATAAACCCTCTCAACtttagaaacatttaaatttattttctccgATAAACAAGGCATCGGAATCAGCGTTGATAGGGATTTAACAAATATCAAATTGGATCGGATGTTTGTGATCCGGtcatttttacattatacgattttatttataagaaatgttCTAACAGACGTTTCGGAAATGGTCCTTCTGTATTCTGTACTTTTTCTATTACCTTATTTCGAAATAATTTCTATTCCGGTTTTGgttctataataaaacaatacattGCGTAACGTCAATTGTCAATTTTAACGTTATACTAAACTGCATACTGTTCAAAACTGCTTTGTGACTGCGCCcagtttgaaataataaaaatacattttgcaaACGATAATCCGGTTAAAACTGGATTCGTATGGCGCTATGTAGATTTTTAGAGTACTATTCTTGTGTTGTGTTGTGTGTTGTTGTGTTGtgtgtttgttattttaaacataaacgATACGATGACAAAATGTATAGGAAAGATTATTTGAAAGGCTTGataagaaaaatcttaaatagataaaaagtaTGTTATCAAAACATTCCCATTGATACACTAGGGAGTCTTGGTGTGTTAGGCCCCGCAGGCTCAAGGTACGGCCTAAGGCCACATCAGGGGGCTTAGTCATAAAGCCTTActagtagtgtatgtagaatttatagaaagtcgaaaactaaatttgtatgaaatagTTCGTCTCGACAAATGTTCTATCACTTGAAGATTTTTTAGATACTTCACTTAATGGAACTTCTTAATGCTTTAATTAGAGCAAATTTTTAGAATGTCAATTGTTTCAGAAAAGTATATTACGGTCCATATTTTAAAACACGAATCAATGTGAACTTTATCTCCAGCCCTCTCAAACTACTTCTCAACTTGGTGCACCTACAATCAAATCCGCTGTATCTATAAACTCTACGTAACTACTAAACaatcacattttaattttcagtttTATGACGTGAATAGCACAGGAGTCCCCAAAGCCCCGAATGGACGAGTTCGTTCCGTTTTACTGCGCGCGATAATAGATGCAAAACCGCAACACAGGAGAGACTTGCTAATTCTTACTTGCTGgagatgtatttaaataaattcgttTTATAATAGTAGAGTCTTACAAAACAGGAAAGGGTACAATTGTTATCAAATATCTATTAAGATTATTGTGTTACTTTTGCAACGTAATACTAATCGATATCATATATTATGCCTTATTGATTAATAATGTTGATTATACTTCCACATATTATCACTTTACAAAGAAAGATTTTTCGTTTCTCGTTTTGTATACCTATTTACCATACAGATGTAGGATTAAGAACGTGAATCAACCGGTAGTAGGTGAGCTAGCAactttcttgttttttttaataggcaaataggtgatgaACCTTTTGTTCCTGAcctcgactttttgagtctaaggaaCACCGCTAGGGCGAGCGTTATATGCGCACAAATACAGaaaagtacattggtgcacagccgggtttcaaacctacgacctcagaaaTGTCGCATGCTGAATCCAATAAAGcccataaaaattaaattgtctaCTTAGTTCCTATGAAATAGTTACGGTTGGGTCTTTACACATACCTACATGGCTGTGTGTAatgaaataatcaaataaaccaTTATGTAGTCTGTTATCACAACTGCATTTCTTCATACAAATAGAAAGCTCTGGCAGCTGCATAAATAGAATTGTTTGAATATTATCCTCCAATACTATTTAACTTTAACAACTTTGACTTCACAAGTGCTACAACAACAACagtcattaataattttaatcaccACTTAAATGAGACTTCTTTAACgtcttaattgttttttttccattttttttaataatacagacaatatagaccagtgcagataaaaattaaaaaccaaaaacttggtttttgaatttttcacataaattttgaggttatgtgaaaaatgtgtgaatacaaaagttttagatctttttattacctacaactttgccatttaactttcttcgataggacttttagttttgccggaaatcgagataaaccgttttttacccttaaaactccccccccccccccccttccccttcccgacctcagatcgcccgtaaattatttttcctttcatttttataatattctcctccttttccaataggtttcattctactattatttttttaggtttcaaaaattatcggcactggtctaatatGTGACGGTGCAACACAAATTGGTAACAATATCTCCGTCCACCGAAGTGTCAATCATTACGATACTacatatagaccagtgcagatagcctttaaaataaataaaaagtgaaaaaaattacagtaggatgaaacccattagaaaaggaggggaatatgatcaaaatgaaaggaaaaataaattacggtcgatctgaggtcgggaaggggtaggggggggaggtttaaggctaaaaaacggtttatctcgatttccggcaaaactaaaagtcctatcgaagaaagttaaatggcaaagttgtaggtaataaaaagatctaaaacttttgtattcacacatttttcacataacctcaaaatttatgtgaaaaattcaaaaaaccaagtttttggtttttaatttttatcttttacaaaaatattttttttttaacgaaatttggtgaaaacttacctttctatgtcccaaatacgctgtaatttatttgattaaaaatatttattttttcaccttattttgaattaatatcgaaaaaataccctaattttcaatcgaaaattctgacgtcaaaatttaagcttttttcaaaaagttgatgtgctttcagttcgttgaaatctctactttcctatgataaaaaaatatatatatattaccatagtaaatcttctcagaaaacgcaaaaaatcgtatgcagta from Pieris napi chromosome 12, ilPieNapi1.2, whole genome shotgun sequence includes these protein-coding regions:
- the LOC125054327 gene encoding serine/threonine-protein kinase NLK isoform X1: MAAVSGPARHSRVSMSVSMSLMQGGTQSAPQGAILAAAAPYYQTPAIPTDVQPDRPIGYGAFGVVWAVTDPRDGRRVALKKLPNVFQSLVSSKRVFRELKMLCFFKHENVLSALDILQPPSLDFFQEIYVITELLQSDLHKIIVSPQHLSADHIKVFLYQILRGLKYLHSARILHRDIKPGNLLVNSNCVLKICDFGLARVEEPDSTKNMTQEVVTQYYRAPEILMGANHYTAAVDVWSVGCIFGELLGRRILFQAQSPVQQLELITELLGTPSLEDMRYACAGARAHMLRRAPRPPALAALYTLSVQATHEAVHLLAQMLVFDPAKRISVVDALAHPYLEEGRLRYHSCMCKCCYNAPPAARHYSPDLEPVAPHAFHDGWERKLTSVHQVKEEIHKFIAEQLQTSRVPLCINPQSAAFKSFASSRPSTKAKVCSPFKTAAKILLLSPVIFLCAA
- the LOC125054327 gene encoding serine/threonine-protein kinase NLK isoform X3; protein product: MAAVSGPARHSRVSMSVSMSLMQGGTQSAPQGAILAAAAPYYQTPAIPTDVQPDRPIGYGAFGVVWAVTDPRDGRRVALKKLPNVFQSLVSSKRVFRELKMLCFFKHENVLSALDILQPPSLDFFQEIYVITELLQSDLHKIIVSPQHLSADHIKVFLYQILRGLKYLHSARILHRDIKPGNLLVNSNCVLKICDFGLARVEEPDSTKNMTQEVVTQYYRAPEILMGANHYTAAVDVWSVGCIFGELLGRRILFQAQSPVQQLELITELLGTPSLEDMRYACAGARAHMLRRAPRPPALAALYTLSVQATHEAVHLLAQMLVFDPAKRISVVDALAHPYLEEGRLRYHSCMCKCCYNAPPAARHYSPDLEPVAPHAFHDGWERKLTSVHQVKEEIHKFIAEQLQTSRVPLCINPQSAAFKSFAR
- the LOC125054327 gene encoding serine/threonine-protein kinase NLK isoform X2, whose translation is MAAVSGPARHSRVSMSVSMSLMQGGTQSAPQGAILAAAAPYYQTPAIPTDVQPDRPIGYGAFGVVWAVTDPRDGRRVALKKLPNVFQSLVSSKRVFRELKMLCFFKHENVLSALDILQPPSLDFFQEIYVITELLQSDLHKIIVSPQHLSADHIKVFLYQILRGLKYLHSARILHRDIKPGNLLVNSNCVLKICDFGLARVEEPDSTKNMTQEVVTQYYRAPEILMGANHYTAAVDVWSVGCIFGELLGRRILFQAQSPVQQLELITELLGTPSLEDMRYACAGARAHMLRRAPRPPALAALYTLSVQATHEAVHLLAQMLVFDPAKRISVVDALAHPYLEEGRLRYHSCMCKCCYNAPPAARHYSPDLEPVAPHAFHDGWERKLTSVHQVKEEIHKFIAEQLQTSRVPLCINPQSAAFKSFASSTVAHPSELPPSPHQWE